A single window of Flavobacterium aestivum DNA harbors:
- the uvrA gene encoding excinuclease ABC subunit UvrA, protein MPIDISKLDPKKNIIIKGAQVHNLKNVDVAIPRNKLVVITGLSGSGKSSLAFDTLYAEGQRRYVESLSSYARQFLGRLDKPKVEYIKGIAPAIAIEQKVNTTNARSTVGTSTEIYDYIKLLFARIGRTYSPISGQEVKKNTVTDVVTEVKKFDPDSKWLLLAPIHLEEGRQLEEKLKVLLQQGFARILVNNEMVRLDDFTLEEQHSLDHKDILLIIDRIVVKDEEEFYNRLSDAVQTAFFEGKGICYLQELNSDKKLSFSNNFELDGITFLEPNVHLFSFNNPYGACPACEGYGNIIGIDAELVVPNTSLSIFENAIFPWRGESMGWYRDELVNNAYKFDFPIHKPYFQLTEEQKDLIWTGNKYFQGLNDFFKELEEKNYKIQNRVMLSRYRGKTKCHVCKGKRLRVEASYVKINGKTVSDLVDLPIKHLVEFFKKIDLEEYEKQIAKRLLIEINNRLSFLTEVGLNYLTLNRNSSTLSGGESQRINLATSLGSSLVGSMYILDEPSIGLHPKDTERLIKVLLSLRDLGNTVIVVEHDEDIMKAADMIIDIGPEAGTLGGNLVAQGTYDEILKSSSLTAKYLNGDLEITVPKKRRAFKNFIEIKGARENNLQNIDVTFPLDVLTVITGVSGSGKSTLVKKILFPAMQKKLDNAGEKAGQFSELSGSFSQIKHIEYVDQNPIGRSSRSNPVTYIKAYDDIRDLYAKEKLSKVRGYQAKHFSFNVDGGRCETCKGEGSINVEMVFMADVQLPCETCNGKRFKKEVLEVTFDGKNINDILTMTIDDSIIFFEKNKQTKITQKLQPLQDVGLGYVQLGQSSSTLSGGEAQRIKLASFLVKGTIKEKALFVFDEPTTGLHFHDIKKLMASFDALIEKGHSILVIEHNLDLIKCADWVIDLGPEGGENGGLLLAVGTPEEVVKNKKSITAKYLKEKL, encoded by the coding sequence ATGCCAATTGATATTTCCAAACTCGATCCAAAGAAAAACATCATTATAAAAGGAGCGCAAGTACATAATTTAAAAAATGTAGATGTTGCAATTCCAAGAAATAAACTTGTGGTTATAACTGGGCTTTCGGGCTCTGGAAAATCAAGTTTAGCTTTTGATACTTTGTATGCTGAAGGGCAACGCCGTTATGTAGAAAGTTTATCATCCTATGCAAGACAATTCTTAGGACGATTAGACAAACCAAAAGTAGAGTACATTAAAGGAATTGCTCCTGCTATTGCTATAGAACAAAAGGTAAACACCACTAATGCACGTTCTACAGTAGGAACATCTACAGAGATTTACGATTATATCAAACTTTTATTTGCTAGAATTGGTAGAACGTATTCACCAATTTCTGGTCAAGAAGTCAAAAAAAACACAGTTACTGATGTAGTGACTGAAGTCAAAAAATTTGACCCAGACAGCAAATGGCTGCTCCTTGCCCCTATTCATCTAGAGGAAGGGAGACAACTGGAAGAAAAACTAAAAGTCTTACTACAACAAGGATTTGCAAGGATCTTGGTCAACAATGAAATGGTTCGTTTAGATGATTTCACCCTAGAAGAACAACACTCTTTAGACCATAAAGATATTTTACTCATAATTGACCGAATCGTAGTCAAAGATGAAGAAGAGTTTTACAATCGGTTATCAGACGCTGTGCAAACCGCTTTTTTTGAAGGAAAAGGGATTTGCTATTTGCAGGAATTAAATTCAGACAAAAAGCTTTCGTTTTCCAATAATTTTGAACTGGATGGTATTACTTTCTTAGAACCTAATGTACATTTATTTAGTTTCAATAATCCTTATGGTGCTTGCCCAGCTTGTGAAGGCTACGGAAATATTATAGGAATCGATGCCGAATTGGTCGTTCCAAACACTTCACTTTCAATTTTTGAAAATGCCATATTTCCCTGGCGTGGTGAAAGCATGGGTTGGTATAGAGACGAATTGGTCAATAATGCCTATAAATTTGATTTCCCAATACACAAGCCTTATTTTCAACTGACAGAAGAGCAAAAAGACCTGATTTGGACTGGAAATAAGTATTTCCAGGGACTAAATGACTTTTTTAAAGAACTTGAAGAGAAAAATTATAAAATCCAAAACAGAGTAATGCTTTCTCGTTACAGAGGAAAAACCAAATGTCATGTCTGCAAAGGAAAAAGATTAAGAGTTGAAGCTTCTTATGTAAAAATCAATGGTAAAACCGTATCTGATTTAGTAGATTTACCTATTAAACACTTGGTAGAATTTTTCAAAAAAATTGATTTAGAGGAATATGAAAAACAAATCGCTAAACGATTATTAATCGAAATCAATAATAGGTTGTCATTTTTAACCGAAGTTGGTTTGAATTATTTGACTTTAAACCGAAATTCATCTACTCTGTCAGGAGGAGAATCACAACGTATCAATTTAGCGACTTCATTAGGTAGTAGTCTTGTGGGATCTATGTATATTCTGGATGAACCAAGTATTGGTTTACACCCAAAAGACACGGAACGCTTAATTAAAGTTTTATTGTCATTACGTGACCTTGGTAATACCGTAATAGTGGTTGAACATGATGAAGATATTATGAAAGCCGCCGACATGATTATCGATATAGGTCCTGAAGCTGGAACCTTGGGGGGAAATCTAGTCGCGCAAGGCACTTATGACGAAATTCTTAAATCAAGCTCTTTAACCGCTAAATATTTAAACGGAGATCTAGAAATTACTGTTCCTAAAAAGAGAAGAGCTTTTAAAAATTTTATCGAAATAAAAGGCGCAAGAGAAAACAATTTACAGAATATAGATGTTACTTTTCCTCTTGATGTTTTAACTGTCATAACAGGAGTTTCTGGAAGTGGAAAAAGTACACTTGTCAAAAAAATTCTTTTCCCAGCCATGCAAAAAAAGCTGGATAATGCAGGAGAAAAAGCAGGACAGTTTAGTGAGCTTTCGGGTTCATTTTCACAAATTAAGCACATAGAGTATGTAGATCAAAATCCTATAGGTAGGAGTTCCCGATCTAATCCGGTAACCTACATCAAGGCCTATGATGATATTAGGGATTTGTATGCCAAAGAAAAACTTTCTAAAGTAAGAGGATATCAAGCCAAACATTTCTCTTTTAACGTTGATGGAGGAAGATGTGAAACTTGCAAAGGCGAAGGATCTATAAATGTAGAAATGGTATTCATGGCCGATGTGCAATTGCCTTGTGAAACTTGTAACGGAAAGAGATTCAAAAAAGAAGTTTTAGAAGTAACCTTTGATGGAAAGAATATTAATGACATCCTAACGATGACCATTGATGACTCCATTATTTTCTTTGAAAAGAATAAACAAACAAAAATCACCCAAAAACTGCAACCCCTACAAGATGTAGGTTTAGGATATGTACAATTAGGACAATCCTCATCAACCCTTTCAGGTGGTGAAGCTCAACGTATAAAACTCGCTTCCTTTTTGGTAAAAGGAACCATCAAGGAAAAAGCTCTTTTTGTTTTTGATGAGCCTACAACAGGATTGCACTTTCATGACATCAAAAAACTAATGGCTTCCTTTGATGCTTTAATCGAAAAAGGACATTCTATATTGGTAATAGAACACAATCTCGACTTAATAAAATGCGCAGATTGGGTTATAGATCTTGGTCCTGAAGGAGGTGAAAACGGTGGTTTACTACTTGCTGTAGGTACTCCTGAGGAAGTCGTAAAAAACAAAAAATCAATTACAGCAAAGTATTTGAAGGAGAAGTTATAA
- a CDS encoding RNA polymerase sigma factor, producing the protein MANSIQISDALLVKEYVDGDESALATLIRRHESKIYGFIYSKISDRDISNDIFQDTFIKVIKTLKTSSYNEEGKFLPWVMRIAHNLIIDHFRKVKKMPLFRETEEFSIFSIMPDESLTVENQIIADQVEVDLRKLIEGLPADQKEVLIMRMYHDISFKEISELTGVSINTALGRMRYALMNLRKIIEKNQIILTN; encoded by the coding sequence ATGGCTAATAGTATACAAATATCTGACGCTTTATTGGTAAAAGAATATGTTGACGGTGACGAAAGTGCATTGGCTACATTAATCAGAAGACACGAATCTAAAATTTATGGGTTTATTTACTCTAAAATTTCAGATAGAGACATTTCTAATGATATCTTTCAGGATACATTTATCAAAGTGATAAAAACTTTAAAAACCAGTTCCTATAACGAAGAAGGTAAATTCTTGCCTTGGGTAATGCGAATTGCTCATAACTTAATTATTGACCATTTTCGTAAAGTGAAAAAAATGCCATTGTTTAGAGAAACAGAGGAGTTTTCTATTTTTTCAATTATGCCAGATGAATCTCTAACTGTTGAAAATCAAATTATAGCAGATCAAGTAGAGGTAGATCTTAGAAAATTAATAGAAGGTCTTCCTGCGGATCAAAAAGAAGTACTAATCATGAGAATGTATCATGATATAAGTTTCAAAGAAATTTCTGAACTAACAGGGGTGAGTATTAATACTGCTTTGGGCAGAATGCGCTATGCCTTAATGAATTTGAGAAAAATAATAGAAAAAAATCAAATCATTTTGACGAATTGA
- a CDS encoding endonuclease III domain-containing protein, translated as MTKQERITFVINTLNELYPTIPIPLDHKDPYTLLIAVLLSAQCTDVRVNQITPLLFAKADNPYDMVKLSVEEIKEIIRPCGLSPMKSKGIYGLSQILIEKHNGIVPQSFEYLEELPAVGHKTASVVMSQAFGVPAFPVDTHIHRLMYRWNLTNGKSVVQTEKDAKRIFPEELWNDLHLQIIWYGREYSPARGWNLEKDIITRTIGRKSVLSEFNKK; from the coding sequence ATGACCAAACAGGAACGCATAACATTTGTCATAAATACATTAAACGAATTATACCCTACGATTCCTATTCCGCTGGATCATAAAGATCCATACACATTATTGATTGCCGTTTTACTTTCGGCTCAATGCACAGATGTTAGAGTAAATCAGATTACACCTTTACTTTTTGCAAAAGCAGACAATCCGTACGACATGGTTAAACTTTCTGTAGAAGAGATTAAGGAAATCATTCGACCTTGCGGATTATCGCCTATGAAATCGAAAGGTATTTATGGTTTGTCACAAATTTTGATAGAGAAACATAACGGAATTGTGCCTCAAAGTTTTGAATATCTGGAAGAATTACCAGCAGTAGGACATAAAACAGCAAGTGTAGTCATGTCACAAGCTTTTGGAGTACCTGCGTTTCCAGTTGATACACACATTCATAGATTAATGTATCGTTGGAATCTGACCAATGGAAAAAGTGTGGTTCAAACCGAAAAAGATGCCAAACGCATATTTCCTGAAGAATTATGGAATGATTTACACTTACAAATTATTTGGTACGGACGTGAGTATTCACCTGCGCGAGGTTGGAATTTAGAAAAAGATATCATAACCAGAACAATCGGGCGAAAATCAGTTTTGAGTGAATTTAACAAAAAATGA
- the bcp gene encoding thioredoxin-dependent thiol peroxidase: MTILKKGDQAPNFSCLDQDGKLHQLADYAGKKLVVFFYPKASTPGCTAEACDLRDNFERFQANNYALLGVSADSAKAQAKFKDKYEFPFPLLADVDKSVISAFGVWGPKKFMGREYDGIHRTTFIIDENGIIDEVISEVKTKAHANQILG; encoded by the coding sequence ATGACTATATTAAAAAAAGGAGATCAAGCACCTAATTTTTCATGCTTAGATCAAGATGGTAAACTGCATCAACTAGCTGATTATGCTGGTAAAAAGTTAGTGGTTTTCTTTTATCCAAAAGCATCTACACCAGGTTGTACAGCAGAAGCATGTGATTTGAGAGATAATTTTGAGCGTTTTCAAGCCAATAATTATGCTCTTTTAGGAGTGAGTGCGGATAGTGCAAAAGCACAAGCCAAGTTCAAAGATAAATACGAATTTCCGTTCCCGTTGCTAGCAGATGTAGATAAATCTGTAATCTCAGCTTTTGGAGTTTGGGGCCCAAAAAAGTTTATGGGAAGAGAATATGATGGAATTCATAGAACTACCTTTATAATTGATGAAAACGGAATTATTGATGAAGTAATTTCAGAAGTAAAAACAAAGGCTCACGCTAATCAGATATTGGGATAG
- a CDS encoding TonB-dependent receptor: protein MEAKIKLKGDKVIEQIPSLKDKALRINLNENIYGTFAEIGAGQETVRHFFRSGGSSGTIAKAMSAYDKDFSDAVYGVEDDGRYVTESRLKKMLTFEGELIEERLSRTKHPNKLFFSYANTVATIDFAKQFKGHGWVGIRYQLDPNEAYNEIIIHIRFKETDSRLQQETLGVLGVNLIYGAFYKYNDPKKLLRYLYDHLDKDQLEIDTINFSGPRFADVDNRLMSLQLVKNGMTDAVMFNPEGKNILPAAILYKKNILAFRGSFRPVTKVNMDMYKESLKMFLEENKVEKENTLVIFEITLSNLRSDGEIDERDFMDRAELLCSLGQTVMISNFQEYYKVVEYFSNYTKARMGLAMGVNNLIDIFDEKYYRHLSGGILEAFGKLFYRDMKVFLYPMLGEDGEIITSANLKVHPRMKELYKFFKFNGKVVDIDDYNPEILKVFSREVLKMISEGKPGWESMLPPGVPELIKEKHLFGYHPNSLLETSN from the coding sequence ATGGAAGCCAAAATAAAACTAAAAGGAGACAAAGTCATTGAGCAAATTCCTTCTTTAAAGGACAAAGCACTTCGTATCAATTTAAATGAAAACATTTACGGGACTTTTGCTGAAATTGGGGCTGGTCAAGAAACAGTAAGACATTTTTTTAGATCAGGTGGATCATCTGGAACAATCGCAAAAGCAATGTCTGCATATGATAAAGACTTTAGTGATGCGGTTTATGGAGTTGAAGATGACGGCCGTTATGTAACAGAAAGCCGACTTAAAAAGATGCTTACCTTTGAAGGTGAACTGATCGAAGAACGATTAAGCCGAACAAAACATCCTAACAAATTGTTTTTCAGTTATGCCAATACAGTTGCTACAATAGATTTTGCTAAACAATTCAAAGGTCACGGATGGGTAGGAATTAGATACCAACTTGATCCAAATGAAGCCTACAATGAGATTATTATTCACATTCGTTTCAAAGAAACAGATTCTAGGTTGCAACAAGAAACACTTGGTGTACTTGGTGTGAACTTAATATATGGTGCCTTTTACAAATACAATGATCCTAAAAAACTATTACGTTATTTATACGATCACTTAGACAAAGATCAATTAGAGATTGACACTATCAATTTCTCTGGTCCACGTTTTGCAGATGTAGACAATCGATTGATGAGTTTACAATTGGTAAAAAATGGCATGACAGATGCGGTAATGTTCAATCCAGAAGGAAAAAATATCCTTCCAGCTGCAATTTTATACAAGAAAAACATCCTTGCCTTTAGAGGCAGTTTCCGTCCTGTTACTAAGGTAAACATGGACATGTACAAAGAATCATTAAAAATGTTTCTGGAAGAAAACAAAGTAGAGAAAGAAAATACTTTAGTAATTTTTGAGATTACATTGTCTAATCTTCGTTCTGATGGAGAAATTGACGAAAGAGATTTTATGGATAGAGCGGAATTACTTTGTTCATTAGGGCAAACAGTAATGATTTCTAATTTCCAAGAATATTATAAAGTAGTTGAATATTTCTCTAACTACACTAAGGCCAGAATGGGTCTTGCCATGGGAGTAAACAACTTGATTGATATCTTTGACGAAAAATACTATCGTCACTTGAGCGGTGGAATCCTTGAAGCTTTCGGGAAATTATTCTATCGCGACATGAAAGTATTCTTATACCCTATGCTAGGTGAAGATGGAGAAATAATAACTTCTGCAAATTTAAAAGTACATCCTAGAATGAAAGAATTGTATAAATTCTTTAAATTCAACGGAAAAGTAGTAGATATTGATGACTATAATCCTGAAATTTTAAAAGTATTCTCTCGTGAAGTATTAAAAATGATCAGTGAAGGAAAACCAGGTTGGGAATCTATGCTACCTCCAGGAGTTCCTGAATTAATCAAAGAAAAACATCTTTTTGGATATCACCCAAATTCACTTTTGGAAACGAGCAATTAA
- a CDS encoding MBL fold metallo-hydrolase has product MKVYFLGTGTSQGIPIIGSDHEVCKSTDSKDKRLRVSVWITWDDHSYVIDCGPDFRQQMLTSNCKKVEGILFTHEHSDHTAGLDDIRPFNFRQGEMPIYAHKRVIENLQKRFDYIFETQNRYPGAPSVKTFEVENNKPFSIGDKMVIPVNVMHGSLQVFGYRIDDFAYLTDVKTIEDSEVDKLKNLKVLVVNALREELHDSHFNLQEALDFITLVKPQKAYITHISHILGFHEEVQKELPDNVFLAYDNLEITI; this is encoded by the coding sequence TTGAAGGTATATTTTTTAGGAACAGGTACGTCACAAGGAATTCCTATTATAGGGAGTGATCATGAGGTGTGTAAAAGTACTGATAGTAAGGATAAAAGACTTAGAGTTTCGGTTTGGATTACTTGGGATGATCATTCTTATGTTATTGATTGCGGTCCGGATTTTAGACAACAAATGTTAACTAGCAATTGCAAAAAAGTTGAAGGAATTCTTTTTACGCACGAACATTCTGACCATACTGCAGGTCTGGATGACATACGTCCCTTTAATTTCAGACAAGGTGAGATGCCAATTTATGCTCATAAGCGAGTTATTGAAAATCTCCAAAAACGGTTTGATTATATTTTTGAAACCCAAAATAGATATCCGGGAGCTCCTTCTGTAAAAACTTTTGAAGTAGAAAATAATAAGCCATTTTCTATTGGTGATAAAATGGTGATTCCTGTTAATGTTATGCATGGAAGTCTTCAGGTTTTTGGATACAGAATTGATGATTTTGCTTATTTAACCGATGTTAAAACCATTGAAGATAGTGAAGTTGATAAATTAAAAAACTTAAAAGTATTGGTGGTTAATGCTTTACGGGAAGAACTGCACGATAGTCATTTCAATTTGCAGGAAGCATTAGATTTTATAACTTTGGTCAAGCCACAAAAGGCCTATATTACACACATAAGTCATATTCTGGGTTTTCATGAAGAAGTACAAAAAGAGCTTCCTGATAATGTTTTCTTAGCTTATGATAATTTAGAAATTACAATTTAA